Part of the Bacillus andreraoultii genome is shown below.
TCATAATTCAGTTGTTACAATATTAATCGCTTTTGCGTCCTCTTTACAAATTGCTACCTTTAATAAAATTGATAAATGGAATTATAACTCAACAGTTACGACAGGAAATTTACGGACAGCTTCAAAAGCCGCCTACGCAGCCTGGATTGAACACAATGAGGAGGCAAAAAAACAATTTAAAAGCTTTGCAATTGTTATATTTTCCTTTTTTCTAGGTGGGGCTATCGGAACTTACTTAACTGTCCATATTGGCAACCCATCCATTTGGATTGCTGTTATTTTTTTAATTGTTGCGCTACTTCTTTACCATAAAGATCGGGGATATTATATAAAAAGTTATCGATAGTTAAAAGACCTACCTTTCCAACTTTATACATCAAACTTATTCACAAAATTGGTCATAATAATCGAAGTATCTTTTAAAAAAGTTAAAGATTCGTACTTAAGAAAGAATTTTATGGTAAAATACGAAATGCAAGTTTTTATATAAAGAGGGGAATTTGAACGTGTACGAAGAAATTACTGCTGTTTACTCAAGACATAATAAAGAATTAATGCTAAGTATTTATGACGAGAAAGATCATTTACTCATTCGTTCTAAAATGCCGAAATTGATTGCCTATAAAATTGGAGACATTGTTGATGGCCCGAACAATCAAAAATATATCGTCACCGGTACAGAAGATAATATCTTTAATCCGAAAAAATTACATAAGGCAAAATTAAAGCGGAAGACCGAAGAATAAGTATATTGGATGAAGGTTTATCTTATGCAAATATAGCCTGTTCATACCAATTTGATATTCACCCATATTTATTTTCCTTTGTTATGAGACAATTTCTTCTTATGTTGGGAGGTGCGACAATTGAACCATTCAAACTGTGATTTTTCTTACATGAAAGAGGAAATTTTGTTAGGGCTACAACAATTAACAACGAAACTTCAACATACTATATCTTTTTTAGATGGTGATGATTGTATTCTTTGTAATCTGGAGGAATTTCGTGAAGAGTTGAGTCAATTAGAGTCCGTAGCCGGGTCTTATTACTTACAATGTTATTTATCCAACTACACGGAAAAAGTTGATGATCTCTCCCTTTGTTTGAAACGACTTTCCTCTCGACGACACGGTGCTTTAATTGTTGTTCAAGGGAATGACGATGTACATTCCATGATTCAAAAGGGAACGGAAATAGAGGCACTTCTTTCTTCTTCATTAGTGGAGTCAATCTTTTATCCAGGAAACCCACTCCATGACGGGGCAGTGCTTATTCGAGAAAATACAATTGTTTCCGCAGCCAATATTTTACCACTAACAACGACAAACATAACTGGGAAACTTGGAACGAGGCACCGAGCTGCTCTTGGAATAACCGAAAGTAGCGACGCCTTAGCACTTGTTGTATCCGAGGAAACTGGAAGTGTTTCATTTGCGTTAAGCGGGTCATTGTATCCCATTCAAGTTTAAAAACACTCCCCAACATAAAGAAAACTCGTGACTCGGGCCTTTAGGTAACCAAGAGACTAGAGTTCATCGAAAAAAGAGAGTTTTTCGGCTTTGATTTAATGCTACCGAAACCTTCAACTTATGCGTATAGGCAAGGAGAAATTGGAAAATCATTAACTAAAAATGAGCCCGAACTTATGTCTACAAAGGTGTCAGTATTTCTGGCATCTTTTTCTCATGTCTTAAAGATCATTCCATTTATTAACAAGTATTTTTATCAAAGTCTTTACAGATAGTATAATAATAAACTACTTATGCAGGAGGCTTCCATTGAAAACGCCAAACTATGTATGGTATTTCCTATTAATTGGAATTAGCCTTTTCGTACTAATGATAACTTTAATGAAGCATAAGGATAAAAAACGTCTATTACAAACTTATTTTTTTATAACAGGACTAGCTTACATTGTAGATTATATTGTATTAGTTCTATTGGACGCTTACTACTATAAGCCCCTCCTTGTAAATTCGTACTGGTTCGATAATATTCTTGGTTCAATTGTTTCACAGGGGATAACGATACCAACTTCAGCTGTTGCTATTGCTGAATTTCATTTTAGACTAACAAACATTTTAATGATCACATTAAGTATACTAGGAATTGAATGGTTTTTCTTAAATATGGATTTATATGAACATCATTGGTGGAAAATATGGATTACTGGCATTCTCCTTCCCATTTGCTTTTATATCGCTAAAGGATGGTACCAATTACTAAAAAGACCCGGGCCTTTTGTGAAGTTTTTTACGATGTATTTAACGATTGCTGTATATATCAACACACTGCATTTTATTTTATTGTTTTTATTTTCTGTTCCAACCTACTCCGTTCATTGGTTTAACGATCCGATTCGAGATTCATTAACATTTAACGCATTGTATATCTTTTGTTTCTCATTTTTCTTTACATTTCTCATCAGTTTTAAGTTTCAATGGCGCTGGATAACGGCCATACTCAGTATAAAAATATTATTTGATTTTCTATGTATAAAATATAACTTATTAATGAATAGTTATTCGACTATTTTTCTATTTCTCGTCCTGCATGTTTCAACAATACTTATATTTCGATATCTCTATGTCAAATGGTTTATTCCTTAAATGAACGAGTTCTTTTTTCTAAAATCGTCATTTTGTCATCGTTGTTCGACACAGTTGAAAAAAATGCTCGCAATACATCTTTATTAGCAAAAAATGGTGGTCCAGTTATTGAACCACCTCTCTATTTACATACTCACTATTCTTTCGTTTTTAATTCTAGTGGAACTTTTATGACGTCGTCGAGTTTTTCACCATTTAATACTTTTTCTGCAGCCTTTACTGCTTCTTTCCCCATTAACGCTGGCTGTTGAGCAACAGTTGCAGTTAGTTCTCCAGCTTCAACCGCTTTTACAGCATCTTCTGTTCCATCAAATCCAACAACAACGACATCAAGACCTGCTGACTTTATTGCTTCTACTGCACCTAAAGCCATTTCGTCATTATGTGCAAATACAGCTTGGACACCTTTTTTCCCTTGTAGTGTATTTTCCATTACTGTCAAACCTTTTGTCCGATCAAAGTCTGCCGGTTGGCTTGCGATTACTTCGAGATTTGAGTCGGCAACTTTATGGAACCCTTCGCCACGTTCTCTCGTTGCTGAAGCTCCTGCAATTCCTTGTAGTTCGACAACTTTCGCATTTTCTCCTACTTTTTCGAGAATAAAGTTTGCAGCCATTTCGCCACCTGCAACGTTATCAGAAGTAATTAACGTTTCAACCTTTCCTTTATCAGCGGATCGATCGATTGTGATTACCGGTATTTTAGCACTGTTTGCCGATTGAACAGCAGATGAAACAGCAGATGAATCAGTCGGGTTGATTAATAAAATATCTACACCTTGTTGAATTAAATCTTCAATACCACTAATTTCTTTCGATGCATCATTTTGTGCGTTAACACTCACTACTTTCATTCCATTTGCTTCTGCACTTTCCACAATCGCATCCCGTAGCGAAACAAAGAATGGATTATCGAGTGTAGAAATACTTAAACCGATTGTCATTTGATTACCTTTCCCAGAATCTTCTTTCACAAAGGGACTTTCCATTGAGCAAGCAGATAAGATCATCATCGTAAATATGATTAGTAGTGCTCCAAACTTTTTCATCATTTCACCTCATTTATGATTTTTTACGATCGATTAATACGGCGATTAAAATAACGATTCCTTTAACAACTTGTTGATAGAATGCAGAAATACCTAGTAAATTCATGCCGTTATTTAAAATTCCAATGATCAAGACACCGATAAATGTTCCGGTAATCCGTCCTTTACCACCTGAAAGACTTGTTCCACCAAGAACGACAGCTGCGATGGCATCCATTTCATATGCTTGTCCAGCTGTTGGTTGGGCAGAGTTTAAACGAGACATTAGAATCATCCCAGCTAGTGCTGCTAACATCCCACTAATCGAATAGATAAAGATTTTTACACGATCAATTTTTATCCCAGATACATGTGCCGCCTTTTCATTTCCACCAATGGCATATGTTTGTCGACCAAAGGACATTTTATTTAATAAAAACCAAAGGGCGAAGAAAGCAATTAACATTGTCACTGCAGGAACTGGAATTCCAAGAAAATATCCTTTTCCAAATAATTGGAAGGCATACGAATCACCGAGCCCTGTTATTGGCTTACCATCTGTAAAAACAAGCGTTAATCCACGATAAATCGTCATCGTTGCAAGTGTAACAATAAATGGAGCAAGTTTTCCTTTTGAAATCATTAAACCGTTAAATGCACCGAGGATCGCACCGATCATTACACCAATCATGACAGCAATAATCGGGTGGACACCGGAGACCATCATACCGGCCGCCAATGCACTTG
Proteins encoded:
- the rbsB gene encoding ribose ABC transporter substrate-binding protein RbsB, with amino-acid sequence MKKFGALLIIFTMMILSACSMESPFVKEDSGKGNQMTIGLSISTLDNPFFVSLRDAIVESAEANGMKVVSVNAQNDASKEISGIEDLIQQGVDILLINPTDSSAVSSAVQSANSAKIPVITIDRSADKGKVETLITSDNVAGGEMAANFILEKVGENAKVVELQGIAGASATRERGEGFHKVADSNLEVIASQPADFDRTKGLTVMENTLQGKKGVQAVFAHNDEMALGAVEAIKSAGLDVVVVGFDGTEDAVKAVEAGELTATVAQQPALMGKEAVKAAEKVLNGEKLDDVIKVPLELKTKE
- the cdaS gene encoding sporulation-specific diadenylate cyclase CdaS, with product MNHSNCDFSYMKEEILLGLQQLTTKLQHTISFLDGDDCILCNLEEFREELSQLESVAGSYYLQCYLSNYTEKVDDLSLCLKRLSSRRHGALIVVQGNDDVHSMIQKGTEIEALLSSSLVESIFYPGNPLHDGAVLIRENTIVSAANILPLTTTNITGKLGTRHRAALGITESSDALALVVSEETGSVSFALSGSLYPIQV
- a CDS encoding ABC transporter permease translates to MKTNKLSSILGKFGALFALLFLILVVSILNPSFLDPANLMNLLRQISINGLIAFGMTFVILTGGIDLSVGSTLALSSALAAGMMVSGVHPIIAVMIGVMIGAILGAFNGLMISKGKLAPFIVTLATMTIYRGLTLVFTDGKPITGLGDSYAFQLFGKGYFLGIPVPAVTMLIAFFALWFLLNKMSFGRQTYAIGGNEKAAHVSGIKIDRVKIFIYSISGMLAALAGMILMSRLNSAQPTAGQAYEMDAIAAVVLGGTSLSGGKGRITGTFIGVLIIGILNNGMNLLGISAFYQQVVKGIVILIAVLIDRKKS